In Mycolicibacterium gadium, the genomic window ACAGGTCTGGTTTCGCGACGGCTGGGTCGACCGCTTCGATCTTGACCTGCCGCGCGATGCGATGGGGTACGGCGACGGCCCCGACGAGGTGGCCAAGGTGCGCGTATCAGCTGACCTGCTGGCCGGCTACTACCACGGTGTGCACAAGGCGACGCTCGAGTACATCGCCTCGGTCACGCCCGAGGAACTGGACCGCGTCGTCGACGATCACTGGGACCCGCCGGTGACTGCGGGCGTGCGGCTGGTGAGCATCGTCGACGACAGTGCGCAGCACCTGGGCCAGGCGGCCTACGTGCGCGGCATCGTGTGAGTCCGATTCGGTGGTGGCCACCGGTCGGGGTGACCGCGATGATCGTGCTCGGACTCGCCGTCGGTAAGGGATCCACCCCGGTCGACGACTGGTTCCAGACGCTCAATCGCAGTGTCGCGCAAGACCTGTCCTACCTCGCAATGCCGCTGTCACTTGTCGTCCTCGGCGTCACGGTCGTGGGCATGGCGCTGTATCGGCGGTGCTGGCGGCTGGCTCTGGCCGCCACTGTGTGTCCCCCGCTCACGTATCTGCTTGTGCAGTTCATCAAGCCGATGTTCGGCCGCTACATCGGGGAGGGCCTGGCGTACCCGAGTGGGCACATCACGACGACGACGATCGTGTTGGGTCTCTTCGTGTTGGTGGCAGGTGGTGCCCGGTGGGCGATGCTGGCC contains:
- a CDS encoding mycothiol transferase: MASSDADAVRALLRDAFTRLIEHVERLTDGLTDDVAFFRPTANANSIAWLIWHSARQHDLQLADIAGTEQVWFRDGWVDRFDLDLPRDAMGYGDGPDEVAKVRVSADLLAGYYHGVHKATLEYIASVTPEELDRVVDDHWDPPVTAGVRLVSIVDDSAQHLGQAAYVRGIV
- a CDS encoding phosphatase PAP2 family protein, encoding MSPIRWWPPVGVTAMIVLGLAVGKGSTPVDDWFQTLNRSVAQDLSYLAMPLSLVVLGVTVVGMALYRRCWRLALAATVCPPLTYLLVQFIKPMFGRYIGEGLAYPSGHITTTTIVLGLFVLVAGGARWAMLAAVTYVALAMVGVGSTFHYFTDTVGGLLLGTSVVGLAALVAHHDLTRVNPGAIYVTRGG